The genomic stretch GCGGCGTTTCCCTGCCGGAGAATCCGGGAGCAGCCTTCCACAAGGTTCAGATGGAACTCTCGAACCCCTGGATGCTGGCCTTTTATGGCATTGCGATTGTGGCCATCTGCTGGCACTTCGCCTACGGCGTCTGGCTGTTCTGCGCGAAGTGGGGCATCACCCCGGGCGACAAGGCACGCCGCAAGATGGGATATGTCTGCACAGCACTCGGTATCGTTCTTATCGCCATCGGGCTCAGCAGCCTGTATGCCTTTGTTGGCCCCAAATATCAGAATGCTCCTGCGGATTTAACGCCAGCACAAATCACCAATGGCGAAAACCCCTCCAGCGCACCCGGCAGCGAGCTCCCTCCTTCGCAATAGCGAGGACGAGCACGATCTGGCAGGCATCAGGCTCTAAAGCAAGAAAGGACAAGATCGAATCATGGCAGCAAATCCCAGGATCATCGTCGTCGGCGGCGGACTGGCCGGACTTTCGGCCGTCATCAAGATTGCCGAGGCGGGCGGCACGGTTGACCTCTTCTCTGTAGTCCCGGTAAAACGCTCGCACTCGGTTTGCGCACAGGGCGGCATCAATGCTGCTAAGAACCTCAAGGGTGAGGGCGATACCACCTGGCATCACTTTGACGACACCATCTATGGCGGAGACTTCCTCGCCAACCAGACCCCGGTCAAGGGCATGTGCGAAGCAGCTCCCGGCATCATCGACCTGCTGGACCGCATGGGCGTCCCCTTTAACCGGACGCCGGAGGGTCTGCTGGACTTCCGCCGCTTTGGTGGTACGCTCTTCAATCGCACCGCCTTCGCCGGCGCCACCACGGGGCAGCAGTTGCTCTATGCGCTCGATGAACAGGTTCGCCGCTATGAATCCGAAGGCAAGGTACGCAAGTTCGAGGCGTGGGAGTTTCTCTCCGCGGTGCTCGACAATAACCAGGTCTGCCGCGGCATCTGTGCGATGAACCTGCGCACGATGGAAGTCGTCACCTTTCCCGCGGATGCCATCATTATGGCCACCGGCGGCATCGGTGCCATCTTCGGCAAGAGCACCAACTCCGTCGTCTGCACCGGATCCGCAAGCTCGGCACTCTACCAGCAGGGCGCCTACTACGCCAATGGGGAGTTGATTCAGGTTCACCCCACCACCATCCCGGGTGAGGACAAGCTCCGTCTCATGTCGGAGTCGGCCCGCGGTGAGGGTGGTCGCGTATGGGTACCCCGCAAGGCCGGAGACAGCCGCCCGTGGAACAGCATCCCGGCAGCGGAGCGCTTCTACTTCCTGGAAGAGTGGTATCCCAAGTACGGCAACCTTGTCCCCCGCGACGTCGCCACACGCGCAATTCACCGGGTGGTTTACGAATTGGGACTCGGCATCGACGGCCAGCCGATGGTCTATCTCGATCTGACTCACATCGATCGCGCCACTCTCAACCACAAGCTGGAAGGCATTCTCGAAATCTACGAAAAATTTGTCGGCGATGATCCGCGCGAAGTACCGATGAAGATCTTCCCCGGCATGCACTACACCATGGGCGGTCTCTGGGTGGACTTCAACCAGATGACCAACATCCCTGGAATCTTTGCTGCGGGCGAGGCCGAATATCAGTATCACGGAGCAAACCGCCTGGGCGCCAACTCGTTGCTCTCCTGCATCTATGGCGGCTTCGTTGCCGGTCCCAAGTCGATCGAATACGCCAAGAGCCTGCCCGCGATACAGGGCGATGGCGGACACTCGGCGGAGAAGAAGCGGCAGGAGGAGATCAACGCCCGCCTGATGCAGGCCGACGGCTCGGAGAATCCCTTCAAGATCTGGCGCGAACTTGGCGAGACCATGACGAAGAACGTCACCGTGATCCGCTACAACAAGGCCATGCAGGAGACCGACGCCAAGATCTACGAACTGTTGGAGCGCTACCGCAACATTAACCTCAGCGACAGGAGCACCTGGGCAAACTCCACCTTTGCCTTTGCCCGGCAACTCTACAACATGCTGCACCTCAGCCGAGTGGTGACCCAGGGCGCGATCTTGCGGGACGAGTCTCGCGGAGCACACTACAAGCCCGACTTTCCGGAGCGCGATGATGAGCGCTTCCTGAAAACCACCAAGGCCCACTTCGCGCCCGACGCCGACGAGCCCCGCTTTGAATATGAGGCGGTCGATACCCAGTTCATCAAGCCACGTCCGCGCCGTTACGACGCAGCCAAGTAGACATCCAGGGGAGAAAGAGAATGGCAGAACGTACCGTCAAATTTGAGATCAAGCGTCAGAGCGGCCCCGATGGGGCCGTTGTATGGGATAAATTCGAACTACCCTATCACCCTGGGATGAACGTCATTTCGTCGCTGCGCGAGATCGCCGCTAACCCCACGACCGCCGAAGGCAAGGTAACAACGCCCATCACCTATGACTCCAATTGTCTGGAGGAGATTTGCGGCTCCTGCGCCATGCTCATCAACGGCAAGGCAAAGATGGCCTGCTCCGCGCTCATCGATCAACTGGAGCAGCCGATCAAACTGGAACCGCTTTCGAAATTCCCCATCGTGCGCGATTTGGCCGTAGACCGCAATGTTCTCTTTGAAAACCTGAAGCGCGTCAAGGCATGGGTGCCTCTTGACGGCACCTACGATCTTGGACCGGGACCTCGCATGATGCCGCAGGTGCAGGAGGAGAACTATCCCCTGTCCCGCTGCATCTCCTGCACCATCTGCATGGAGGTGTGCCCGCAGTTCAACGAGTCTACGAATTTCGTGGGCGCTGCCACGATCGCCCAGACCAAGCTGTTCAACGAAAACCCACTCGGCAAGGTGCTCAAGGAAGAGCGGCTCCACGCGATGATGGGCGATGGCGGCATCCAGGAATGCAGCTATGTGCAGAACTGCGTGAATGCCTGCCCCAAGCAGGTGCCGTTGACCCGGGCCATTTCAGACGTGGGCCGCGATGTCATCCTCCAAACCGCAAAGGACTTGTTCACGACTTAAGCGTGCTGTGTGATTCCAGGGCCGCGCGTACACCCCAGCGGAGCTTCTTTTCTCTCAAGCCGCCGGACATGTTTTTTTGCCGGAGCGTACGAGTGGCCTGGTATGAACTCTAAAAGACGGATTTGAGTTCACGACAAGCAAGCGCGTTAGCGATGGAGATGAGGCATTGAAAATCCTGCTCCTCGGAGCTAATGGCGGAGTCGGCCGCCTTATCGTTAAGGAGGCGGCAGCGCGTGGGCACAACGTAACTGCATTTGTGCGTAACCCTGCCGGGCCTTCACCGAATGGGGCAAAGGTGGTTGCAGGAAATGTTCTAGACAGCCAGTCGTTATCGAACGCTTTGTCAGGCCAGGATGCAGTTGTGTATGCAATCGGTGTAAAGTCTACTGGACCGACGACATTGTTCTCCGAATCGACGCGATTGTTACTCGCGGCGATGGAGCAGCAGGGAGTGAAGCGCCTCGTCTGCATTACCGGCGTTGGGGCCGGGGAGACTAGAGGTCACGGAGGCTTTCTCTATGATCGCATCATCTTTCCGCTATTCACGAAGAACCGTTACGCTGACAAGGAAAGGCAAGAGCAACTAATCCAAGATTCAGGCACAGACTGGACCATCGTGCGCCCAGCTCCGTTCAGCGAGAAGATGCCGCACAGCGATTTCCGAGCCGTCACCGAAGTTGGAAATGTGGTCCTCCGCAAGGTTTCGCGAGCCGAGGTGGCCAGCTTTGTGCTTGACGAACTTGAGTCCGGACGCTATCTGCGCCAGATACCATTCATCGGACACGAGAACTAAATGCGACAACGTAATCCGGGCCTCCTGGCACACGCGGCGCGGGAATTTTTCAACGAGGCGTTTGAATATACCGAAGCATCGATAGGCCGGCTGAGTTGCAGGCCGAGGCACGGAGGCTGCCTGCGCGCACGTTCCCGACGGGGCGTTCGTTTGGATAAACCAGGCATCCTGCTAGAATCCCGCTAACCGATCCTTCTGCTTTCGCCAAAGACCATGAAGACTCTTGTGCTCGCATTCGCCGCTGCCTCGCTGCTCTCTGTAAACGCACAGAACACCGCCATGATGCCAAAAACCCCTAGCGAATCCATGCCGAAGACGCATGCGTCCGTGATAGCCGATCCGCTGGCAGTACATCACGCCGCCATCGTCATCGATACGCATGCCGATACCACGCAGCGCTTCCTCGATGAGAGCTGGAATTTTGGAGATCCGCTGAAGGGCGGCAGCCTGAACCTGGAGTCTGCCAGAACAGGCAACCTGGGTGCGCAGTTTTTCTCGATCTGGGTCGATCCAGAGGCCTTCAAGGGGCAGTACGCGCACCGCACGCTGGCGCTGATGGATGCCGTCTATCAACAAACCGCAAAGTATCCCGAGCAGATGCGCATGGCCTACTCCGCCGACGACATTGTAGCTGCGCATCGCCAGCACAAGTTAGCCGCGCTGATGGGGGTCGAGGGCGGCCACTCCATTGAGGACAACCTCGGCCTGCTGCGCGACTACTACCGGCTCGGTGCGCGCTATATGACGCTCACCTGGGCCAACTCGACCGACTGGGCTGACTCCTCCGGTGACTACACCGACGCGAAAATTCCTCACACGAAGGAAGGACTCACCGAGTTCGGCAAAGATGTCGTCTACGAGATGAACCGCCTCGGCATGATGGTGGACATCTCCCACGTAGCGGACAAAACCTTCTACCGCACGCTTGTCATCAGCCGCGCCCCGGTTATCGCCTCTCACTCCTCGGCGCGCGCGCTGTGCGATTCGCCACGCAACATGACGGACGAGATGCTGCGTGCGGTCGCCGTCAACGATGGCGTGGTGATGGTGAATTTTTACTCAGCCTTTCTCAGCCAGGATTTCCGCAACGCCATGCAGGCGCAGGCTCCGGAACGGGAGAAGGCGATCAACGCGCTGAAGGAGAAGTACAAGGCCGAGGGCAAGCCGATTGATACACAGGCTCTCGATGCCCTCAACAAGGAGTACGCCGCCAGAATCCCGCGCCCGCCCTTCCACATTCTTATCGATCACATCGACCACATCGCCAAAGTCGCGGGTGTGGATCACGTCGGCCTTGGATCCGACTTCGACGGTGTGGATTCGCTCCCGGAAGGACTGGACTCCGCCGCCGACCTGCCGAAGATCACGCATTCTCTCATGGCCCGCGGGTATACTGCTGCCGATTGCGACAAGATGCTGGGCGGCAACCTGCTTCGCGTCTTCCGCCAGGTGGAAGCGGTAAGCCATCAACTTCAATCCGAGCAGCGTCCACGCATCGGCGAGCACCAGCCAGGAGAGAAGAAGTAGACCAATTCCCTGGCGGCTGCGAACCAGTCGGCCGCTTTCCTCTCCCCTAACGACTGGCATCAGGAGCCGCACATCAATTACCCTAGATTCCTGAGATGAGCATACGAGCTATTCGTGTTTTCGCGGCAATCGCTTTAGCATGCGGAGCCTTCGCCTATACCGCCGGCGCCCAGGAATCCACTCCTCCCCAGGGCCAGCAACCGGCTCCCTCGGCAGCGGAACTCCCAGACGCCCCCGGAGCGCAGGTGAAGGTCTCCCCACAGCCCACCGGGCCCACCGCCGTGCTGGACACGAGCCTGGGACGCATGACCTGCCGGCTCTTCGATAAGCAGGCGCCCGAAACTGTAGCCAATTTCATCGCGCTTGCCGAGGGCACCAGGGATTGGACCGACCCGGTCACCAGCAGGAAGATGCATCACAAATCTCTCTACAACGGCACAGTCTTCCATCGCGTGATTCCCGACTTCATGATCCAGGGCGGCGATCCAGCGGGCACGGGAATGGGCGACCCGGGCTATCTATTCAAGGATGAACTGGATCCCACTCTCAACTTTGATGTTCCAGGGCGACTCGCCATGGCAAACTCGGGTCCGAATACCAACGGCTCGCAGTTCTTCATCACAGAAGCACCCACCGAGCACCTCAACCAGATCCACACCATCTTCGGCCAATGCGATGAAGCGAGCATGCCTGTAATTCACTCCATTGCCAACGTCCCCAGGGACGCTCGCGACAAGCCGCTGACACCCGTAGTCCTGAAGAAGGTCACCATTGTGCAGGAGGGCCAGGCGATGCCTCCCCTTCCCGCAGCGGCGCCTGTTGCATCGCCAGCAGCAAAACCTTAACGCTTCCCCAACGATTCCGAGGAGAATCTTCATGTCACTTCAGCCCGGCACCTATGCCACATTCAACACCAGCGAAGGAAAGATTGTTTGCCGCCTGTTTGAGCAGGATGCACCCAAGACAGTCGCCAACTTCATCTCGCTCGCGGAAGGCACCCGTGAGTGGAACCACCCGACCGAGGGCAAGAAGGCCAACCAGAAGCTCTATGACGGCACCATCTTTCACCGCGTGATTCCTGACTTCATGATCCAGGGCGGCGACCCGATGGGAACAGGTATGGGCGGCCCTGGGTATCGCTTTGAAGATGAGACCAGGGGTTCGAAGCATCACTTCAAGGAGCCGGGAAAACTGGCGATGGCGAATGCCGGCCCCAATACGAATGGATCGCAGTTCTTCATCACGGTCGCGAATACGGACTGGCTCACCGGCAAGCACACGATCTTCGGCGAGGTTGTCGAAGGCTACGATGTCGTCGAGAAGATCTCCAAGGTCCGGCGCGGCGCACAGGATCGTCCCTCAACGCCGGTCGTGCTGGAGACAGTCACCATCGAACGCGTTTAGCTCAGGAAAATGGATGAACGCAAATATGCCCTCGCTTCACGCGAGGGCATATTTGTTGACGCTTAACGTTACGCAACGAA from Acidisarcina sp. encodes the following:
- the sdhA gene encoding succinate dehydrogenase flavoprotein subunit yields the protein MAANPRIIVVGGGLAGLSAVIKIAEAGGTVDLFSVVPVKRSHSVCAQGGINAAKNLKGEGDTTWHHFDDTIYGGDFLANQTPVKGMCEAAPGIIDLLDRMGVPFNRTPEGLLDFRRFGGTLFNRTAFAGATTGQQLLYALDEQVRRYESEGKVRKFEAWEFLSAVLDNNQVCRGICAMNLRTMEVVTFPADAIIMATGGIGAIFGKSTNSVVCTGSASSALYQQGAYYANGELIQVHPTTIPGEDKLRLMSESARGEGGRVWVPRKAGDSRPWNSIPAAERFYFLEEWYPKYGNLVPRDVATRAIHRVVYELGLGIDGQPMVYLDLTHIDRATLNHKLEGILEIYEKFVGDDPREVPMKIFPGMHYTMGGLWVDFNQMTNIPGIFAAGEAEYQYHGANRLGANSLLSCIYGGFVAGPKSIEYAKSLPAIQGDGGHSAEKKRQEEINARLMQADGSENPFKIWRELGETMTKNVTVIRYNKAMQETDAKIYELLERYRNINLSDRSTWANSTFAFARQLYNMLHLSRVVTQGAILRDESRGAHYKPDFPERDDERFLKTTKAHFAPDADEPRFEYEAVDTQFIKPRPRRYDAAK
- the sdhB gene encoding succinate dehydrogenase iron-sulfur subunit: MAERTVKFEIKRQSGPDGAVVWDKFELPYHPGMNVISSLREIAANPTTAEGKVTTPITYDSNCLEEICGSCAMLINGKAKMACSALIDQLEQPIKLEPLSKFPIVRDLAVDRNVLFENLKRVKAWVPLDGTYDLGPGPRMMPQVQEENYPLSRCISCTICMEVCPQFNESTNFVGAATIAQTKLFNENPLGKVLKEERLHAMMGDGGIQECSYVQNCVNACPKQVPLTRAISDVGRDVILQTAKDLFTT
- a CDS encoding SDR family oxidoreductase, which encodes MKILLLGANGGVGRLIVKEAAARGHNVTAFVRNPAGPSPNGAKVVAGNVLDSQSLSNALSGQDAVVYAIGVKSTGPTTLFSESTRLLLAAMEQQGVKRLVCITGVGAGETRGHGGFLYDRIIFPLFTKNRYADKERQEQLIQDSGTDWTIVRPAPFSEKMPHSDFRAVTEVGNVVLRKVSRAEVASFVLDELESGRYLRQIPFIGHEN
- a CDS encoding dipeptidase gives rise to the protein MKTLVLAFAAASLLSVNAQNTAMMPKTPSESMPKTHASVIADPLAVHHAAIVIDTHADTTQRFLDESWNFGDPLKGGSLNLESARTGNLGAQFFSIWVDPEAFKGQYAHRTLALMDAVYQQTAKYPEQMRMAYSADDIVAAHRQHKLAALMGVEGGHSIEDNLGLLRDYYRLGARYMTLTWANSTDWADSSGDYTDAKIPHTKEGLTEFGKDVVYEMNRLGMMVDISHVADKTFYRTLVISRAPVIASHSSARALCDSPRNMTDEMLRAVAVNDGVVMVNFYSAFLSQDFRNAMQAQAPEREKAINALKEKYKAEGKPIDTQALDALNKEYAARIPRPPFHILIDHIDHIAKVAGVDHVGLGSDFDGVDSLPEGLDSAADLPKITHSLMARGYTAADCDKMLGGNLLRVFRQVEAVSHQLQSEQRPRIGEHQPGEKK
- a CDS encoding peptidylprolyl isomerase yields the protein MSIRAIRVFAAIALACGAFAYTAGAQESTPPQGQQPAPSAAELPDAPGAQVKVSPQPTGPTAVLDTSLGRMTCRLFDKQAPETVANFIALAEGTRDWTDPVTSRKMHHKSLYNGTVFHRVIPDFMIQGGDPAGTGMGDPGYLFKDELDPTLNFDVPGRLAMANSGPNTNGSQFFITEAPTEHLNQIHTIFGQCDEASMPVIHSIANVPRDARDKPLTPVVLKKVTIVQEGQAMPPLPAAAPVASPAAKP
- a CDS encoding peptidylprolyl isomerase, with amino-acid sequence MSLQPGTYATFNTSEGKIVCRLFEQDAPKTVANFISLAEGTREWNHPTEGKKANQKLYDGTIFHRVIPDFMIQGGDPMGTGMGGPGYRFEDETRGSKHHFKEPGKLAMANAGPNTNGSQFFITVANTDWLTGKHTIFGEVVEGYDVVEKISKVRRGAQDRPSTPVVLETVTIERV